The Brachyhypopomus gauderio isolate BG-103 chromosome 1, BGAUD_0.2, whole genome shotgun sequence genome includes a window with the following:
- the LOC143518940 gene encoding A-type potassium channel modulatory protein KCNIP2-like isoform X4, with protein sequence MMNLDGLEMIAVLVVMGLFIKVLEQFGLFEPVGGEDSIEDDFELSTVCQRPEGLEKLQQLTKFTKKELQVLYRGFKNECPSGVVNEDTFKIIYSQFFPQGDSSMYAHFLFEAFDTNKNGSVSFEDFVIGLSIILRGTINDRLNWAFNLYDLNKDGCITKEEMLDIMKSIYDMMGKYTYPSMQEDAPREHVEIFFQKMDRNNDGVVTIDEFIESCQKDENIMQSMQLFDNVI encoded by the exons ATGATGAACCTGGATGGCCTTGAGATGATCGCCGTCCTGGTGGTCATGGGACTCTTCATCAAGGTCCTAGAGCAGTTCGGGCTGTTTGAACCTGTCGGAGGAGAAG ATAGCATCGAGGACGACTTCGAGCTGTCCACGGTGTGCCAGCGGCCCGAGGGCCTAGAGAAGCTGCAGCAGCTAACCAAGTTCACCAAGAAGGAGCTTCAAGTGCTCTACAGGGGCTTCAAGAAC GAATGTCCCAGTGGTGTCGTGAACGAGGACACCTTTAAAATCATCTACTCCCAGTTCTTCCCACAGGGGG ATTCGAGTATGTATGctcattttctttttgaggcGTTCGACACTAACAAGAACGGATCAGTTAGTTTTGAG GACTTCGTCATCGGCCTGTCCATCATCCTCAGGGGGACGATAAATGACAGGTTAAACTGGGCGTTCAACCTCTACGATCTAAACAAAGACGGCTGCATCACCAAAGAG GAGATGTTGGACATCATGAAGTCAATCTATGACATGATGGGGAAATACACATATCCCAGCATGCAAGAGGACGCACCCCGAGAGCATGTGGAGATCTTCTTTCAG AAAATGGACCGTAACAATGACGGTGTTGTCACCATTGATGAGTTCATTGAATCATGTCAAAAG GACGAGAACATCATgcagtccatgcagctgtttgACAACGTCATTTAA
- the LOC143518940 gene encoding A-type potassium channel modulatory protein KCNIP2-like isoform X3, translating to MLTFFRVEWEMEGLQTVGILLVVCSSLKLLHFLGLIDFSAGDSIEDDFELSTVCQRPEGLEKLQQLTKFTKKELQVLYRGFKNECPSGVVNEDTFKIIYSQFFPQGDSSMYAHFLFEAFDTNKNGSVSFEDFVIGLSIILRGTINDRLNWAFNLYDLNKDGCITKEEMLDIMKSIYDMMGKYTYPSMQEDAPREHVEIFFQKMDRNNDGVVTIDEFIESCQKDENIMQSMQLFDNVI from the exons ATGTTGACGTTCTTCAGGGTGGAGTGGGAGATGGAGGGCTTGCAGACTGTTGGCATCCTGTTGGTGGTGTGCAGTTCCCTCAAGCTCTTGCACTTTCTGGGCTTGATTGACTTCTCTGCTGGAG ATAGCATCGAGGACGACTTCGAGCTGTCCACGGTGTGCCAGCGGCCCGAGGGCCTAGAGAAGCTGCAGCAGCTAACCAAGTTCACCAAGAAGGAGCTTCAAGTGCTCTACAGGGGCTTCAAGAAC GAATGTCCCAGTGGTGTCGTGAACGAGGACACCTTTAAAATCATCTACTCCCAGTTCTTCCCACAGGGGG ATTCGAGTATGTATGctcattttctttttgaggcGTTCGACACTAACAAGAACGGATCAGTTAGTTTTGAG GACTTCGTCATCGGCCTGTCCATCATCCTCAGGGGGACGATAAATGACAGGTTAAACTGGGCGTTCAACCTCTACGATCTAAACAAAGACGGCTGCATCACCAAAGAG GAGATGTTGGACATCATGAAGTCAATCTATGACATGATGGGGAAATACACATATCCCAGCATGCAAGAGGACGCACCCCGAGAGCATGTGGAGATCTTCTTTCAG AAAATGGACCGTAACAATGACGGTGTTGTCACCATTGATGAGTTCATTGAATCATGTCAAAAG GACGAGAACATCATgcagtccatgcagctgtttgACAACGTCATTTAA
- the LOC143518940 gene encoding A-type potassium channel modulatory protein KCNIP2-like isoform X6: MALISHTAGAAFRKVKLLLPWRPRVKDSIEDDFELSTVCQRPEGLEKLQQLTKFTKKELQVLYRGFKNECPSGVVNEDTFKIIYSQFFPQGDSSMYAHFLFEAFDTNKNGSVSFEDFVIGLSIILRGTINDRLNWAFNLYDLNKDGCITKEEMLDIMKSIYDMMGKYTYPSMQEDAPREHVEIFFQKMDRNNDGVVTIDEFIESCQKDENIMQSMQLFDNVI; the protein is encoded by the exons ATGGCGCTCATCTCCCATACAGCCGGGGCAGCGTTCAGGAAGGTGAAGCTGCTGCTCCCATGGAGGcccagggtcaaag ATAGCATCGAGGACGACTTCGAGCTGTCCACGGTGTGCCAGCGGCCCGAGGGCCTAGAGAAGCTGCAGCAGCTAACCAAGTTCACCAAGAAGGAGCTTCAAGTGCTCTACAGGGGCTTCAAGAAC GAATGTCCCAGTGGTGTCGTGAACGAGGACACCTTTAAAATCATCTACTCCCAGTTCTTCCCACAGGGGG ATTCGAGTATGTATGctcattttctttttgaggcGTTCGACACTAACAAGAACGGATCAGTTAGTTTTGAG GACTTCGTCATCGGCCTGTCCATCATCCTCAGGGGGACGATAAATGACAGGTTAAACTGGGCGTTCAACCTCTACGATCTAAACAAAGACGGCTGCATCACCAAAGAG GAGATGTTGGACATCATGAAGTCAATCTATGACATGATGGGGAAATACACATATCCCAGCATGCAAGAGGACGCACCCCGAGAGCATGTGGAGATCTTCTTTCAG AAAATGGACCGTAACAATGACGGTGTTGTCACCATTGATGAGTTCATTGAATCATGTCAAAAG GACGAGAACATCATgcagtccatgcagctgtttgACAACGTCATTTAA
- the LOC143518940 gene encoding A-type potassium channel modulatory protein KCNIP2-like isoform X7, with translation MKQRFLKLLPCCGPSAPPSSGDGSDSIEDDFELSTVCQRPEGLEKLQQLTKFTKKELQVLYRGFKNECPSGVVNEDTFKIIYSQFFPQGDSSMYAHFLFEAFDTNKNGSVSFEDFVIGLSIILRGTINDRLNWAFNLYDLNKDGCITKEEMLDIMKSIYDMMGKYTYPSMQEDAPREHVEIFFQKMDRNNDGVVTIDEFIESCQKDENIMQSMQLFDNVI, from the exons ATGAAACAGCGATTCCTCAAGCTGCTGCCCTGCTGCGGTCCTAGTGCCCCACCCTCA TCAGGAGACGGATCAG ATAGCATCGAGGACGACTTCGAGCTGTCCACGGTGTGCCAGCGGCCCGAGGGCCTAGAGAAGCTGCAGCAGCTAACCAAGTTCACCAAGAAGGAGCTTCAAGTGCTCTACAGGGGCTTCAAGAAC GAATGTCCCAGTGGTGTCGTGAACGAGGACACCTTTAAAATCATCTACTCCCAGTTCTTCCCACAGGGGG ATTCGAGTATGTATGctcattttctttttgaggcGTTCGACACTAACAAGAACGGATCAGTTAGTTTTGAG GACTTCGTCATCGGCCTGTCCATCATCCTCAGGGGGACGATAAATGACAGGTTAAACTGGGCGTTCAACCTCTACGATCTAAACAAAGACGGCTGCATCACCAAAGAG GAGATGTTGGACATCATGAAGTCAATCTATGACATGATGGGGAAATACACATATCCCAGCATGCAAGAGGACGCACCCCGAGAGCATGTGGAGATCTTCTTTCAG AAAATGGACCGTAACAATGACGGTGTTGTCACCATTGATGAGTTCATTGAATCATGTCAAAAG GACGAGAACATCATgcagtccatgcagctgtttgACAACGTCATTTAA
- the cox15 gene encoding heme A synthase COX15 yields MLLPTLRHVLRCRHAGKGFQQIHRTPCRQWVLQRGQNTVGTGTGSTNASAQTNRAVGRWLVGCSGLVLGAVVLGGVTRLTESGLSMVDWHLVKEMKPPRSQAEWEAEFSKYQQFPEFKIMNHNMTLTEFKFIFYMEWGHRMWGRLVGLAYILPTVYFWKKGYFTRTMKAQTLGLCGFVFLQGLLGWYMVKSGLEEKPESYDVPRVSQYRLASHLGSALVLYCASLWMGLKLMLPANKLPDTGRIVTLRRFAKGTGALVFLTALSGAFVAGLDAGLVYNSFPKMGDYWIPDDLLAFSPALRNAFENPTTVQFDHRLLGIGSLAAITGLYLFSRRMLLPRRAKIAIGCLAAMAYTQVVLGISTLLFYVPTPLAATHQSGSVALLTFAIWVLAELRKVAK; encoded by the exons ATGCTTCTCCCGACGCTGAGACATGTGCTGCGGTGTAGACATGCCGGAAAAGGATTCCAGCAGATCCAT CGAACACCTTGTAGGCAGTGGGTTCTGCAAAGAGGACAAAACACAGTCGGTACCGGTACCGGGTCCACAAACGCCAGCGCACAGACGAACAGGGCTGTAGGCCGGTGGCTGGTAGGATGTAGCGGGCTGGTCTTGGGGGCTGTTGTGTTGGGAGGCGTAACCAG GTTGACAGAGTCCGGCCTCTCCATGGTGGACTGGCACTTAGTGAAGGAGATGAAGCCGCCTCGGTCGCAGGCCGAGTGGGAAGCCGAGTTCTCCAAATACCAGCAGTTTCCCGAGTTCAAGAT AATGAACCACAACATGACCCTGACAGAGTTTAAGTTCATCTTCTACATGGAGTGGGGCCATCGCATGTGGGGCAGGCTAGTGGGGTTAGCATACATCCTCCCCACCGTGTACTTCTGGAAGAAAGGTTACTTCACCCGCACCATGAAAGCACAAACTCTGGGCCTGTGTGGCTTTGTCTTCTTGCAG GGACTTCTTGGCTGGTACATGGTGAAGAGTGGACTGGAGGAGAAACCGGAGTCCTACGACGTTCCCCGCGTGAGCCAGTACAGACTGGCGTCCCACCTGGGTTCAGCCCTGGTGCTCTACTGCGCCAGCCTGTGGATGGGCCTCAAGCTCATGCTTCCTGCAAACAAG CTTCCTGACACCGGCCGTATTGTGACGCTCCGGAGGTTCGCCAAGGGCACGGGTGCACTGGTCTTCCTGACGGCTCTCTCAG GTGCCTTCGTCGCTGGCCTCGACGCTGGCTTGGTGTACAACTCCTTTCCCAAGATGGGGGACTACTGGATCCCTGATGACCTGCTGGCCTTCTCCCCAGCGCTCAGGAACGCGTTTGAAAACCCCACCACTGTTCAGTTTGACCACCGTCTGCTG GGCATTGGATCATTAGCAGCCATCACGGGCCTCTACCTCTTCTCCAGACGCATGCTTTTGCCCAGGAGGGCGAAGATTGCAATCGGCTGTCTTGCAGCCATGGCGTACACACAG GTGGTCCTTGGCATCAGCACCTTGCTTTTCTACGTTCCCACCCCCCTGGCCGCCACCCACCAATCCGGATCGGTCGCGCTGCTTACCTTCGCCATCTGGGTCCTCGCCGAACTGCGTAAGGTGGCCAAGTAA